The genomic DNA TTGATGAGGAAACAGAGGAGTATATTTGTTTAGCTTGTGGAGAAACGTTTATTAAGGGAGTTATTTATCAAGATAATCAAGTTTTGTATGAAGCAGAGAAGTTTGTACAAGTGCATGTGCAAAATGAACATACGTCTATGTTTGATTATTTAATAAATCTTGATAAGAAGTATACTGGTTTAACTGATTTGCAAAAGAAGATGGTTCAGTTTTTCCATATGGGGCTGAATGATAAAGAGATTGTAAAAGAGATGGATGGCGGAAGTACATCAACCATTCGCAATCATCGATTTACACTTCGAGAGAAAATGAAACAAGCGAAAGTGTTTTTAGCGTTAATGGAACTGTCAGAAGAAAAATCAAAAGTACAAACGAAATTTGTACCTATTCATAGAACAGCAACGATGGTAGATGATCGTTACAATATTACAGAAGAAGAAAATGATGAAGTATTAAAAGCTCATTTTACAGAAGGATTAGATGGACCGCTTTCTAAATTCCCGAAAAAGCAAAAGCGTAAATTAATTATATTACGCCATTTAGTGACGAAGTTTGATAGTAATAAAAAGTACACTGAAAAAGAAGTAAATACTGTCATAGAAAGCGTATACCCGGATTTCGTAACTTTAAGAAGATATTTAATTGAATATGGATTTTTAGATAGAACAGCTGATGGAAGCCAATATTGGGTGAAGTTATAATAGTACGGAAAAGAAAATGAATAGAAGCACATTATAATAACAACTATACAAAGAGATGGAAGTTGAAAAACAGATTTTTATTAAAAGGAGAAATGAAATTTGAAACCACCTACAGATAACAATAAAGAAGGTGCGGAGTCACATAAGTTAGAAAGTGAGAGTAAACCGATATGGAAATCGATGTCCATGTTTTTGGTACCGTTACTATTAAGTAATGTATTACAATCGATTGGACAATTATTCGGTATGGTAGTAGTAGGAAGATGGCTTGGAGTTAATGATTTAGCGGCTATATCAGCATTCTTTCCGCTATTTTTCTTACTCGTTTCATTTGTAATTGGTATTGGTTCAGGTAGTTCTATTTTAATTGGTCAGGCGTTTGGTGCTAAAAACGAAGATCGTTTAAAAGCTATCGTTGGTACGACGCTGACATTTACTTTTATTATTGGGGTTGTGTTGGCGATAGTAGGTAGTATTTTTGCGATGGATATTATGCGCCTTATGGGAACGCCAGAAAATATTATTGAGATAAGTGTACATTATGCACGTATATTATTTATATCGATGCCAGTATTATTTTTATATTTCGCATACACAACATTTATGAGAGGTACAGGAGATTCTAAAACGCCATTTTACTTTTTAATTGTAAGTACAGCGCTAAATATGATTTTATTACCAATTCTTATTTTTGGATGGTTAGGAGCTCCGAAATTAGATGTGTATGGGGCAGCCTATGCTTCTGTTATATCTACAGTTATTACGTTTATTGTTATGCTGGTGTATTTAAAGAAGAAAAATCACCCATTACAACTAGATGGCACGGTTAGAAAATACCTTCGAATGGATGGGGAGTTATTAAAGTTATTGCTACGACTTGGTATTCCAGCAAGTATTAATATGATATTAGTTTCATTATCTGAAATTGCGGTAATCGCGTTTGTAAATCGTTACGGTTCGGATGCAACAGCGGCATATGGCGTTGTAAACCAAGTTGCAAGTTATGTACAAATGCCAGCAGTTAGCCTAGGTATTACAGTTTCCATTTTTGCGGCACAATCAATTGGGGCGAATCAATTTGATCGATTGCAGAAAGTTGTGAAGGCCGGAATTATTATGAACTACGTCATCGGTGGTGTGCTAATATCTCTTATTTACTTGTTCTCAAGAGACATTCTATCACTATTTTTAACAAGTCAAACTACAATTGAAATTGCTCATAGCCTAGTTATGATTACATTATGGAGTTATTTAATTTTCGGGCATGCGCAAATTATTAGTGCGACAATGCGAGCAAGTGGTACAGTATTATGGCCAACTGTTATCGGCGTTGTATCAATATGGCTTGTTGAAGTACCTGTAGCGTATTACCTTTCTTACCATACAAGTCTTGGCATAGAAGGAATATGGATTGGGTACCCAGCAGCGTTTATTGTCAGCTTAATACTACAATATGCATATTATAAGCTTTCATGGCAGAAGAAACGAATTACACGATTAGTGAGTTAAATATTGAAAATGTCCCTAAGTTATTTTACTTAGGGACATTTTCTGTAAAGGTATCTTTATAAATAGCTTTTTAAAGTAATATCAAAATGTTGTCTAATGAGTGTGTTATCACTCATATAAAACTCCCACGCTTTTTCTGGTTCACCTATAATTTCAAAAGATTCTTCTGTAATATATAAAGCGCAATTATCCTCCAGTGCAATTCCTTCTATATTACCTTGATGATTTTGTAAAAAGGAATGGAAGGCGTTCATTCTATTTAATTGATTATAATGTGGACAAAACCTTTTGTTCACAATCCCCCAACCGTTGCTCTCTATATAACCAGAACCTTCATAATCTGATCGGATGCTAGAGGTGAACCAACACATAGCACCAGCGCTGTACCCGGCAATGAGAGTTCCTTGCTGCAGAGCCAATAGTAATTTTTCATCGAGTTTATGTTCTTTCCATTCTGTAATCATTTGAATATAGTTCCCGCCGCCAAGATAAATTAAATCGGCTGATTGAATCATTTCGTCTAGTTCATATTTAGGAGGTGTATCGGCTATAATACGTAAAATTTGTACTTCACAGTGTAATTGTTTTTCGAACGTGTCTAAAAATAATGTTATATAACTTTCATCATCATGACTAGCTGTTGGAATGAATAATACTTTTGGATACTGTTTATTTGTTAATTCTATAAGTCGCTCATTAATAGGCAAGTGATTTGAATCTTGTAAATCACCGCCACCAATGACAGCTAATTTCATAGTAAAGCACCACCTAATCATTTTTGTTATATAAAAATTCGATAGAAGAGAGTTACATTCCTTCTGTGATGTAATGATTAAGTAGAAAATATAGTTTAAATATATCGGAATAGTAAAGGGGGGAATAGCTATATAGAAAAATGAATTAGAAACAGTTTATCCCGCTATTTGCTGGGGAGTAAGACCCCCAACTCAAAATTCAGTGAAAGCAAAGAAGTTAGACGGGGGATCAACAACTCCCAATGATTAAAGTTTCATTTTATCGATATATAACACTTCATACTATTGTTTCAAAATATGGAAACAATATGTTTAA from Bacillus basilensis includes the following:
- a CDS encoding DUF2087 domain-containing protein, coding for MSDISEKFWDASVEELKKGYVFDEETEEYICLACGETFIKGVIYQDNQVLYEAEKFVQVHVQNEHTSMFDYLINLDKKYTGLTDLQKKMVQFFHMGLNDKEIVKEMDGGSTSTIRNHRFTLREKMKQAKVFLALMELSEEKSKVQTKFVPIHRTATMVDDRYNITEEENDEVLKAHFTEGLDGPLSKFPKKQKRKLIILRHLVTKFDSNKKYTEKEVNTVIESVYPDFVTLRRYLIEYGFLDRTADGSQYWVKL
- a CDS encoding MATE family efflux transporter encodes the protein MKPPTDNNKEGAESHKLESESKPIWKSMSMFLVPLLLSNVLQSIGQLFGMVVVGRWLGVNDLAAISAFFPLFFLLVSFVIGIGSGSSILIGQAFGAKNEDRLKAIVGTTLTFTFIIGVVLAIVGSIFAMDIMRLMGTPENIIEISVHYARILFISMPVLFLYFAYTTFMRGTGDSKTPFYFLIVSTALNMILLPILIFGWLGAPKLDVYGAAYASVISTVITFIVMLVYLKKKNHPLQLDGTVRKYLRMDGELLKLLLRLGIPASINMILVSLSEIAVIAFVNRYGSDATAAYGVVNQVASYVQMPAVSLGITVSIFAAQSIGANQFDRLQKVVKAGIIMNYVIGGVLISLIYLFSRDILSLFLTSQTTIEIAHSLVMITLWSYLIFGHAQIISATMRASGTVLWPTVIGVVSIWLVEVPVAYYLSYHTSLGIEGIWIGYPAAFIVSLILQYAYYKLSWQKKRITRLVS
- a CDS encoding peptidase E, producing MKLAVIGGGDLQDSNHLPINERLIELTNKQYPKVLFIPTASHDDESYITLFLDTFEKQLHCEVQILRIIADTPPKYELDEMIQSADLIYLGGGNYIQMITEWKEHKLDEKLLLALQQGTLIAGYSAGAMCWFTSSIRSDYEGSGYIESNGWGIVNKRFCPHYNQLNRMNAFHSFLQNHQGNIEGIALEDNCALYITEESFEIIGEPEKAWEFYMSDNTLIRQHFDITLKSYL